Part of the Thermogemmatispora onikobensis genome is shown below.
GCTGAAGGTCTATCGCCGTGCGGTCTTTGCCCATGTTCCCCTCTATGGAGAGATGCATCGCTTTCTCGCGGCCTATGCGGCTCTGGCTGGCGCGCGCATTGCCGAGGTTGAAGTGAGGCACCATCCCCGCTATGCTGGGCGTTCGCACTATGGTCTGGACCGCACACTGAGGGTGCTTCTCGATCTCTTGCTCTTGAAGTTCTACAGGAGTTTTGCCACTCGTCCTCAGCAGCTGTTAGGCTTGCCTGGGTTGCTGGCGCTTGCCCTTGGTGTAGCCTTTCTGCCGCTTGTCCTGATTCTTGTCTTGCTGGCTGGTAGATCGCGGGTGGCCTCCTGGTCGGGGCCGTTGTTCTTAGGCGTACTTGGCGCTTGTTGCTTCGGCCTCCTCTCGCTCCAGCTCGGTGTCCTGGCAGAGATGCTGATGCGTACCTACTATGAGTCTCAGAACAAGCAGCCTTATGTGGTGCGCTGCCTTGTCTCGGGCACGGAGCGCTGTGAATGCTGGTAGGGTCTCGCATGAATTGATGGCCCACGTCTCATCTGTCTGATGTTTGTGGAGAAGTTGCTTGAGGGAAGAAGTAGGTAGCACAAAATGAAGATCTTGGTGATTGCTCCTCAACCCTTTTTTGTCCCCCGTGGAGTGCCGTTCAGTGTTTACGCCCAGCTGCGTGCCCTGAGCGAACTGGGCTATCAGGTAGACCTGGTGACCTATCCTCTTGGGGAGTCAGTGGCGCTGCCCGGTGTGCGCATCTGGCGCATTCCCGGTCTACCTTTCGTGCGCGAGGTCCCTGTTGGTCCCTCGCCTGCAAAGCTCCTCTTTGACTTGCTGCTCTTTTTGTGGGCTTGCTGGCGCCTTTGTGGTCAGCACTATGACTGCATGTGCACACATGAGGAAGCTGGCGTCTTCGGTGTTGTGCTCGCGGCGCTCTTCCGCTGTCGGCATGTCTATTATATGCATTCTCACCTTGCGCAGCAGGCTGCCTGCCTGGGGTATGGGCACAAGCGCTGGCTGCTCTGGGGCCTGCATCGTCTGCAAGCCTGGATCCTCCGCCATGCCGGTGCCGTGGTGGCGATTTGCCCGGCTCTGGAGCGAGAAGCCTGGCTGATGGGGGCTCATGGCAAGACCTATGTGATAGAGAATGTGGCCTTGCCGGAGGAATTGCTGCCTGCAGATGGAGGGAGCGCAGAGGAGCCACGCCTACAGCAGGTTGCCGCGGCAGCGACCGTAGCTGAGTCGAGTGAGCCGGCTGCTCTGACGCAGGCCCACAAGAAAACCAGGGGTGCGGTGGATCACCCTGACGCTCGATCGGCCTCTCTGGAGGTGGCGCCCTTGCTGCTCTACACCGGCACGCTTGAACGCTACCAGGGGATTGAGCTGCTCCTGGAGAGCGCTGTCATGGTGCGGCAACGCTGCCCTACCGTCCGTTACCGGATTATTGGCGGACGACAGGATCAAGTCGCGACTTTGCGGGCGCTCTGTAGTCGTCTGGGAATCGAGGAGTGTGTGGAGTTTCTTGGTCAGCGGCCACCTTCTGAGATGGCTGCTTATATGGAGCAGGCCACCATCCTGGTGAGCCCGCGCTGCACAGGGACAAATGCGCCGCTGAAGCTGGCCAGCTACTTGCACTCTGGTAAACCCGTGCTGGCCACCTCGATTGCAGCCCATACGCAAGTCCTTAACCCGGAAGTGGCCCTGCTGGTGCCCCCAACGCCAGAGGGTCTGGCTGCCGGTGCGCTCCTCCTCCTGGAGAATGCCGCTTATGCGCGCGCTCTAGCCTGTGCTGCCAAGCGTTTCGCCGCCAGGCGCTGGAGCTGGCCCACCTTTGTGAGACAGCAACAGTGCCTCTATGCTGATGTGATTGCCGATAAGGTGGGGAGGTGCTCCCGATGAAGCGCTATTTGCGCGATCTTTTCGCCGAGGCGGCTGCGGAGGAGTTACGGCTGCCTCGCTGCTTGATGCGCCTTTACCTGACTCTACTGGAGCCACCGCTTGGCAAGACGATCCGTCTCGATCTGCTGCGCTCGGTGCTGCGTGGCTACAGCGTGAGAGGAGAGCGCTGGCTAGATCTCGGCTGTGGCATCGGCGATCTGACGTTGCGCCTGGCTGCTTGTGGCGCCAAGGTGGTCGGGATCGAGCGTGATCCAAGACGTGTAGAGCGTGCTGCGGCTGTGGCGGCTCGTGCTCGTTTGGATCAGGCGCGCTTTCTGGCGGCTGATGTCTGCCAGCTGACAGAGCTGGAGCTTGGGTCGTTCGATGGAGTTTGTTGTCTGGCTGTACTGGAACATATTGTCGATGATCTCGCTTTGCTTCGGCAGATTGCCGCTGTACTGCGCCCCGGAGGTCTCCTGGTGCTGCAGGTGCCTTCGGCACGCCGCAAGGTGCTCCCCGCTGCCGAAGAGGAGGATGGGCATGTCCGCCCCGGCTATGCCCTCTCTGAGATCTATGCCCTGCTCGAAGCCAGCGGCTTCCGCGTGCTCAGAGATGACTCACGTGATCCCCTCAACTTGCTGTACTGTTGGTCCCTCTGCGCCTGGCTGCTG
Proteins encoded:
- a CDS encoding glycosyltransferase family 2 protein, encoding MFKQASSLSLVIPVHNEMGNLMLLHRRIRDVMSSMNDRYEVIYVDDGSTDGSFSVLEQLAATDLHVKVVGLSRNFGQTAALAAGVAHSRGEVLILLDADLQNDPADIPRLLVKLEEGYDLVSGWRRKRQGDGWLRCLLSRLANFLAARAAGIPIHDLGCTLKVYRRAVFAHVPLYGEMHRFLAAYAALAGARIAEVEVRHHPRYAGRSHYGLDRTLRVLLDLLLLKFYRSFATRPQQLLGLPGLLALALGVAFLPLVLILVLLAGRSRVASWSGPLFLGVLGACCFGLLSLQLGVLAEMLMRTYYESQNKQPYVVRCLVSGTERCECW
- a CDS encoding glycosyltransferase — its product is MKILVIAPQPFFVPRGVPFSVYAQLRALSELGYQVDLVTYPLGESVALPGVRIWRIPGLPFVREVPVGPSPAKLLFDLLLFLWACWRLCGQHYDCMCTHEEAGVFGVVLAALFRCRHVYYMHSHLAQQAACLGYGHKRWLLWGLHRLQAWILRHAGAVVAICPALEREAWLMGAHGKTYVIENVALPEELLPADGGSAEEPRLQQVAAAATVAESSEPAALTQAHKKTRGAVDHPDARSASLEVAPLLLYTGTLERYQGIELLLESAVMVRQRCPTVRYRIIGGRQDQVATLRALCSRLGIEECVEFLGQRPPSEMAAYMEQATILVSPRCTGTNAPLKLASYLHSGKPVLATSIAAHTQVLNPEVALLVPPTPEGLAAGALLLLENAAYARALACAAKRFAARRWSWPTFVRQQQCLYADVIADKVGRCSR
- a CDS encoding class I SAM-dependent methyltransferase — encoded protein: MKRYLRDLFAEAAAEELRLPRCLMRLYLTLLEPPLGKTIRLDLLRSVLRGYSVRGERWLDLGCGIGDLTLRLAACGAKVVGIERDPRRVERAAAVAARARLDQARFLAADVCQLTELELGSFDGVCCLAVLEHIVDDLALLRQIAAVLRPGGLLVLQVPSARRKVLPAAEEEDGHVRPGYALSEIYALLEASGFRVLRDDSRDPLNLLYCWSLCAWLLAGVFNSGRLRGPCFALLGPLFLPLIRLSSRCIRRVGSELAFLAVRC